The following proteins come from a genomic window of Triticum aestivum cultivar Chinese Spring chromosome 6A, IWGSC CS RefSeq v2.1, whole genome shotgun sequence:
- the LOC123132378 gene encoding uncharacterized protein isoform X1, with translation MDRSCGPFSKHDANGKLRFDNDKKDLSDLVRNKVEFRPKFQREQEEYEYESWGSPPTSYKEEERRLATTTPSRLHQTRSDDALDPWLKARDDGFSILNDNPRSESRLNYINSSKNNAHGDQCKDGSSGRGIVPRPPPAKGWSTSGVPSERSGAGSEVGAEESDGGAWDGVAPGTSGAGDEVGAVPEANILSVPVDAWTCHQDHSCYGRQRSKILEAG, from the exons ATGGATCGTTCATGTGGTCCGTTCTCTAAGCATGATGCTAATGGCAAGCTTCGCTTCGACAACGACAAAAAAGATTTATCAGATCTAGTTCGCAACAAAGTTGAGTTTCGTCCGAAGTTTCAAAGGGAGCAGGAAGAGTATGAATATGAGAGTTGGGGCTCACCGCCGACTTCGTACAAGGAGGAGGAGCGCCGCCTTGCAACGACGACTCCTTCTCGACTTCATCAGACTAGATCTGATGATGCTCTAGATCCGTGGCTTAAAGCGCGTGACGACGGGTTCTCTATCTTGAACGACAACCCTAGATCTGAATCTAGATTGAACTACATCAACTCCTCAAAAAACAATGCCCATGGTGACCAGTGCAAGGATGGCAGCTCCGGTCGTGGGATTGTTCCCCGTCCTCCGCCGGCAAAAGGCTGGTCTACGAGCGGCGTCCCCTCGGAGCGGAGCGGCGCCGGCTCCGAGGTGGGTGCTGAGGAGAGCGACGGCGGCGCCTGGGATGGCGTCGCCCCGGGGACGAGCGGTGCCGGCGACGAGGTTGGCGCTGTTCCGGAGGCGAACATCCTCAGCGTCCCCGTCGATGCGTGGACATGCCACCAG GACCACTCCTGTTATGGAAGACAAAGGAGTAAAATACTGGAAGCTGGCTGA
- the LOC123132378 gene encoding uncharacterized protein isoform X2 encodes MPMVTSARMAAPVVGLFPVLRRQKAGLRAASPRSGAAPAPRWVLRRATAAPGMASPRGRAVPATRLALFRRRTSSASPSMRGHATRTTPVMEDKGVKYWKLADYCNYNISIMRQEFDEENRTKNKDMWFMFTEDEHKVVEDHVTTRSRRLRRNHNWV; translated from the exons ATGCCCATGGTGACCAGTGCAAGGATGGCAGCTCCGGTCGTGGGATTGTTCCCCGTCCTCCGCCGGCAAAAGGCTGGTCTACGAGCGGCGTCCCCTCGGAGCGGAGCGGCGCCGGCTCCGAGGTGGGTGCTGAGGAGAGCGACGGCGGCGCCTGGGATGGCGTCGCCCCGGGGACGAGCGGTGCCGGCGACGAGGTTGGCGCTGTTCCGGAGGCGAACATCCTCAGCGTCCCCGTCGATGCGTGGACATGCCACCAG GACCACTCCTGTTATGGAAGACAAAGGAGTAAAATACTGGAAGCTGGCTGACTATTGTAATTACAATATAAGCATAATGCGTCAAG AATTCGATGAAGAAAATAGAACGAAGAACAAAGACATGTGGTTCATGTTCACTGAAGACGAACATAAAGTAGTTGAAGATCATGTAACTACAAG ATCCCGACGTCTGCGGAGAAATCATAACTGGGTGTAA